The Lathyrus oleraceus cultivar Zhongwan6 chromosome 5, CAAS_Psat_ZW6_1.0, whole genome shotgun sequence genome includes the window CAGGGAATATCTCACCTGAGATCTGCAAGATCGATCGTCTCACTACTCTCGTTGTCGCCGACTGGAAAGCCATCACCGGAGAGATTCCTCAGTGTGTCACTTCTCTCTCTAACCTTCGAATCCTTGACGTGATTGGAAACAAACTCACCGGAAAAATTCCTTCCAACATCGGAAACTTACAACGCCTTACTGTTCTTAACCTCGCCGATAACTCATTCTCCGGCGAGATTCCGTCCTCGATCGTCGACCTTGCTTCTCTGAAACACCTCGACTTAAGCAACAACGCTCTCACCGGTTCAGTTCCCGCTAATTTTGGAAAACTCCAAATGCTAAGCCGCGCGTTGATGAACCGGAACCAACTCACCGGTTCAATTCCGGTTTCGATTTCAAAAATTTACCGGCTCGCTGATTTGGATTTGTCAATGAACCGGTTAACCGGTTCAGTTCCTTCTGAACTCGGCAAAATGCCGGTTCTTTCAACTTTAAATCTGGATAGTAACTTACTCTCGGGTCAAATACCTTCTAGCTTGTTAAGTAACTCGGGTTTGGGTATAGTGAATCTAAGTCATAACGGGTTTTCGGGTACCATACCCGATGTTTTTTGCCCGAAATCGTATTTCATGGTTTTGGATATGTCTTTTAACAATTTGAACGGGCGGGTACCCGGTTCGTTATCATCGTCGAAATATATCGGGCATTTGGATCTTAGCCATAACCATTTGTGTGGACCTATACCATTGGGTTTAGGTTCAACTTTTGATCATCTTGAAGCGTCGTCGTTTAATAACAATGACTGTTTGTGTGGAAACCCTTTGAAGACTTGTTAATAATGTGGGTTAAACGGTGACCCGAAATAAGTGAATTACCCTATTCGTAATGATATACTACAACTCTAGAAGCTATTATGAAGTAATGAAGATAAAGTgtgaattttttttatatgtAAAAGTTTTTGCTTTATGAAGTAATGTAATATGATATATTGTAGTGGTAAAGTTGAAATGGAAAAATATAAGTTTGTTGAAAGGAGCTTATGCATTTGAATTTGAATGCTAGTGCATAGGCTAAATTGAATCTACATGAATGTTTCTTTTATGCATGTGAGCTTTCTATCCCAATGTAATAAAAGATTTGGATAGTGATCCCACTATTACTCTACCACATCAATTCTAATTGTTtgatatataaatatattatcaCTTCATGGTTTAATATTTTTACTCTATACCGTATTCTTTTGAATGTTTTTAATCTATACTAAACATACTTGTAGGGTGATTATGATGTGAGATTTTTAACATGCTCTAGATAGTGTAATCTTAATAGTGTCTTTTCAAATGAGACTTTGATATTAtgatattatatttacaaatgTGATTGGACTCATCTTAATAGTGTCTTTTTAAATGAAACTCTGATATTATGATATTAAGTTAAGAAATGTGGCCTCAAAGTTACATTTGTGACATATGTTAAGAAATTGTCATATTGAttaatatatattaatatatGAGTGTCATCACTTATATCTTTCTTAAAGAAATATCTTTATCTAATATAAAATTTCTTGCTTGCACTAAATACTCCAACAGCTTTAAATGCGCACATTCTATGTTTAGATACAATTTCCACCATTGAATGAGGGGACCAGTATATATACAATATCTTTTTGAGTCAATTTCTCACAAACACTAGAAAGGGTGAAATCTGTTTTCCCATTTTGACTCCACTCAAAAGCAGAAAAAAGACCAGTGAAATTAAGAGAACAATAATACATGCCAACTACCCCAGGAATAACACATGATACTGTCATAAGCATTAACTATGTGCCAGGTCTTTATGTGCTTGCTATTCAAATCTACATGAGCAAAATAAAAGATGAAATAAATGCATATATGAGAAGTCAGTCATCAGAAATAATGGAGGGATGCACTATCACCTCCAAACCATTGCATATGCCTTTCTTTACTCTGTACCATAAATATGGGCCAATCGTTTCCTAGCAACAATAAGGACATGGACCCTTTCACTTCTCTGGCACTTTGTTTTTCGGTGGTCCTCTTTCCCATGTGGAGCTGTGCTGGAGCCACTAAGAATTTATTTGCGATTCTGTGCATTCAATTGTACAACAACCCTCAAATGGTGGAGATTCATGAACACTGTTTTTAAGGGGCGTGTAAGATAGATTATtatataaattttaaatttattgaatttttattatagttaaaataaaatttcataaAATATTTATAGATTAAATCGTGAATAAATAAATACTCTATTTATTTTATCATAATTAAATTCTAGTTAACAtacattttcaaaaatttgagATGATCCGACCTCCATGctcaacaatcaaacaaacatgGTAAACTTTTATGATTAAATATTGTAAAAATATTTGGTATGTTGAGTTGAGGTACTTATCTTCTTTGTTTGAGTTTCATTGTTAGACTATAAAATAAAGATAACCTtaatgtagcggtaaattcatgatcatcaagctatgaataaactAGACGTCAACTAAATCAGAGTAATCACCACGTTTTTATTGTTTCtaaggaaaaaagaaaaagtacgaacaaaacccaaaagataagaagttttcaaatcaaaattaataaaatgtcagagattacaggtaagggggttagttacacagaggcAAGGTGTTaacatccaaagtgtcatagatactcctagggagtccttttttatgtgcatgtgtatttttatacaaaagatgtttgcaataaatagagtggagggatgagaaaagaattcattagttatatttttttgtttgacaagaccttcagacttgtgcctacataccaacataaaaatgagggattaaaacctcgtagttcgtggtatcaatttcaaagtgagtgcattacttttaacaaaattttaagtttaacaaaggcacaagagacctaaaaatggtttgaatgagtgttagttctttttgtcttttgaaattttaagtcaagtatgattaagtttatttacaaatttgattaagaaaagagttttgaaaatgtaatggcataaggccaaagtttctaatttgcaatatggtcaaagtttagaaaacaaaaacaagtaaagaagattttaaaaggagggagagatttgaaattaaagaagtggggaggagatgaagagaccaatcctaagcacaaatttaaaagttaagagttgaaaagatctgaccaatgggctacaATCCAATATCGACAAAAATGTtatatagaaacccaaaattcccttggactttagaattaagcaatatcaatacacaaataacaagatgaagagcaagacatcaaataaagatagccatatccaagcttagcaactccatgatcttcttccaaaatttcccatgtatcagatgactccaaagatggcataagacactggttcaaaataacagtttcaatattatcatgttgcagatgaactcaaatggatcttcaatgtTATATCAaatgaatgttcacttcacaagcaacttggtttcatgaaagttgacattggcaaagtcctttgcataaggagtgttgcctaaactctaagtccaatagtctcagatcaaactaacaatccacacaagatgttttttagggtttttgttcttattatgtacattaaggtaaaaagaccaaacaaacaaacacgtatatataaacataatatatcacaaaatatggctcaagtgggcaaagtgaaaatatcattaaagtaaacaaattggatgatatgaataatgacaaatgaattaaaagcttaaaaattaagatacataaaagtaaatgacttgaaattaaatgttagttgttagttgattagaagttagtattgcttttgctttatttaagtcattctttggagaacactcaacccaattatcacaagcatgaatccttgaaccaagatatcttccaaaggaaggaaaaaaggctaagtttccacacaataccatcaaagaggggagacttacaatctcactaactagaatgttatgccttttgtgtcacaaatttagcgctatgttaagcaatcataattggacttatatagaagcacaactatctgaggctgggcaATAAAAGTGGTTTAAAATTGAACaaaagctttggatccctggagttttgaatctccaaacagtgagattcaaactcaattttcaaaagaaaattctcaggtttctcctttcaaatgtgagggtttgaggtattggatcaaagctggcgcgcaagggtcttcaattctgatgctagaggcTCTTATTTATAGTTGCAGCTCATGATATTTTCACCTTGAATTTGAAATTCCAAATTTAGCAATGGATGatacatgcttgcatgggcgtgtacaggcccatgaagccACTCAATTAAGTTCATAATCAAGTGTAATTGAGTCTGAAAGTGAATTGGAATGCAAGGAAAATGTGTGGagctgtttgaagtttgatccttgccaaatgatgatgtCCTGTTCAAGCCATGCACATACGACTCAAAccttatccaaaatggatgaaattagtctctttggaaaggttagatcaagaggaacaactcttatgttaAACACTTTCCCATTTTAAGtttttatcatgatgaattttgagttggaagtttggaaattttaacatataattttttttctaagtgtcaagcaatatgttcacttattccaccttgactaactttttatgtgagtttcaaatgagaaaaatgtcttcataaaagttatagatctttcaaaatccttcaaaatggttaccaatttgacctcatttggatttgtgattaatgagttattcatttttgaagttgaggaaaatcacttgttcaattgtattggtccaaaatgacctataatgtatcctcatatcacatgctcataaaagttgaattatctcttcctccaaacataaaagtttaattagacaccttgaatttgatttttcaacttggaaatatttcatctcataaaaattgagcaagttatggccttggtgtagcacctcaaatttgctcccctcattcatgcattcatttttaggacatttaacatttcatattgcatttcatcatgtcaatcagaattaaatccaagaagcttgaatatcatccaagacactttgtgggttttatctgggtgatcagtcaacacaagggaatgacttgagttacttccaacatgttcaaatggggtctattcatcattcaaaacgttaatcttgaaggagcaaaagtttgttcctgagctgtcctgctcgctaggcgagcagctcgGTTCGCCTAacgaatctgaactgtcatgctcactaggcgagcaaattcttcgctaggcgaagcgcacgcgttttaagaatataacagaaaaaatcttggacttggacctctctcattgGAGCCCACCAtgccacgaaaatcaggttataaattctaagatttcattgaaacaaaaccaCACAGAGAGAGGGAGAGGAGCTAGAGAGAGAGAAGAGCTAAtagaattcagagcagcctccggACACTGAAGGAAGAACTCAtttgcacagaatcacctctaTCGATCCTCTCTCATACAAAGACTctaagattgctctgcaaacccaaccgtgcaattcaatttcaatcgatctctccaatcaggtttgtcctatttccattactttatgctttcaatttgaaatttcagaatgtatgaggcatcatgggtgaatttggaagagtgggtatcgttaggtttcgcatgtggttttagatgtgcatgaatgtgtagaataatgccttgaatgtttaatcacttcgtttctaagatggataccatagggtcTGGGGTTcctgaaatcgtactgttatcaatggagaatccagaacccgcgggcattcgctagcccatcgctaggcaagcctgcagcgaagcttcgctagcatctctctaagcgaagcagtagcgatcgtgaCAGTAGTTGGTTTTCTGTTTGCTCTTTAATCTGTTctgtgtttgttatgacatgttttctattACATCCGGGtacatgttttagtatgtatttcatgtcttgatgtgtggatcccTGCTCCCTGACTTTGAGTTgtgatacccttttgatgcatttgtttgacaagaggtttatgccatctatccttggttgctttttgtgagattttcgtgaactttaatagcatgattcatgtggttgcTATGATccttctgtttggtgcaactcttgattacaccccatcttgtcattctaacgtgtttgttgagtttttgtgagggctcacatgactcttgaagagatagcttgcttggtattccactttatttgtgggataccatttggagatttattccgattactttgctgacttgctttctttgatggtgctagcttgagagatcaccgggtttcttgcttctttagttgttattacttcggattttatctgtgtggtagatctcttgatcccttttacatctttcccgtactttaccgctttcttagctggaagacctcgataggaggcaatgattttgtgtgtttacttttgtacccaaagacctccaagaagaggcaccagtgctaaagacctctacgaagaggaaattgacggataaaagggattagtagtcaatcccccgttattcagtgtgtcgttctttatgctcgcactacgtgtcgatgcttcagaacaaaagcccaagatcttttgtccggtcttcagtggagagggttccacctttctgaatccccactttttgtcatgagctcaccctgtccagggttaagagctatgaggtcttatcctcattaaCCTTTTGATCTtctcaccctgacgttcaatgtcagttgttaagagcccatttgattacctttccatggcttgtttgtcgaggttgatatgacccctcttgactaaagccttacccatgtatgtttgagcccccttgttggctgtttactttatgcatgtttgttttgtatggtgtgatcgtctccccataaGGTTGCTAGGCTTcatatagtctctcgtttgcatgtcaattaaggtagcacggttccttcgtctaggacttcctttttgcatgagcattcctaaaacacaaacaaactcattgatttttcttctcctaagaacacgttaactccttctactacaggcgagtaagtctccaaaggtcgagcatccggtagattgcgtagtaacgtcgttcacctaaaaaacacaaaacaaacaaataggttagccgaactacggtttgctctgattctcattccagatgagatacgtaggcataagacgcgatgtcttagcgagcacactcctctttaacccataggtagccgagctacgaagactctgattctcatattcagatgagatacgtatgcagtggatgcgacatccgtgcgagtcattttcttttgaccccctcttttagtaaatagtacattagataaacccacaccctttagacaagaacaacaagagtggatcccgtacagtactacggatgcgtaggggtgctaataccttcccttcgcataaccgactcccgaacccaagatttggttgcgagaccttgtcttttcctttcctttttccaggtttacttagagcgtttcctttccctcctttgggataaataacacacggtggcgaaTCTTCTGTCATTccttttttcgccggttgtttttccgcattccttttttaggttgcgacagctggcgactctgttggggacccggtttccctaagcgagtccctcctagcttttgtaggcGATTTGTTTATTGGATGTTCgttcttttgtacagttatttatttatctgctttatcttattgcattgtgtacatatcattgttgtgTCTGTTGACTctgttgggttgtttgtttgttggggtgggatgttctatgagagataagcccactacccaggcttgagcgtacacacaggttttagagtggatggtcatgaggcttgcgtggcatgttgctacgttaagtcattcatgagacccacattccagacgaggtttcttttggatatattctgtcctacgggtgttccataacgacatgatgttcctttagaaatcgtcgactctggtgaccatttcccgagaactcagtcgaggcctctcctctgagacgcgtttatgttagctctggtgggcgcattctcgctgctcgatccgaggaccccgagactgggaacttgctttaggatgtcctgttgaggggagtcagtggaggtcttttatcccgtaataatgccaaaccttcagtggtaaacatattattctcgattgaagggctgaagttgacaaacttctgttcttagaacctaccagtgaggggcgggctaaattcaggaaaccttaaccttcaaccaacccggttttctggagcagagttttcctcagtgggtttctcttcggacaatgcaacctgacagatgttcaagcggatacagcaatcctgatttccatgtcactgtattgcatcacatcattttgcattcatatcatttaacacatgtttatccatttccaggggttcatatcttcttcttgattctagtcggggttttcttcttacactgtttatcaaatgtgagactggaatcaagggggtagaatacctggtggaattgataaacatgtcattgcatttacatattcattttcatatcttgcataacagggaccgttgcggtgttctcatattatttggtgttccatcagcaggatagctgactcaggcattcaccggtacggtacccgcagaaatcaacagagagtaatggaaagcctacaagcagagctcgccgagatgaggatccgcatgacccaattcatggatgtggttcaagggatggctcagggacagcaagagctcaggcagatgatgcagaggaatcccgccactactcaacccGAGACGTTGAATGATCCTCCAactggagaggttaacggacccagtggaccggggcctaccctGATCCCGCATGTCAACTCCGGTCAACAGTCCGTCCACGATGATCAGGACGATCAATTCACCCAgatgcaggaagactttggcatgggccatggcatgaaccccatgtttagaagattagaggagaggctgaaggcagTGAAAGGACAtaatcctctgggagtagacattgctgacttgggattggtctcaggcgtgagggtgccaccgaaattcaaggtcccgatatttgacaaatacagtggCAGCATTTGCCCTAAGACCCttgtgcaagcctatttccgtaaaatggttgcatactctgacgatgaaaagttgcttatgtactttttccaggatagcctagctggggcatccctggaatggtatatgaggttggacagagcccacatccgttgctggagggatttggctgaggccTTCGTGAAGTatgaaattctggtgtagtcagaattcagatgttctactccaagtcatgacatctgatctaacattgtaactaatacatcaagacagttattaaccactgtactaatatgcacacgttcacagatgtcacgacatctcattctatgtcaccctagaatggatgaacaccgggttctgtgcatcaggaagaaggactcaacagagatcaatcctaacactcacttctgttgttttcttacacagttatcagtatgatgtcttactgttgattttggatatcatctgttacattgttccagtgtgtttgtcttttacttgtatttaCTGAATTAAAGcttgaacacgttaatctaatttccacttattagattgctaacaactaggctatttgttaggttcattaattgtaggttagtagttggtttcctggattttagctcagttgttgaatccctgaagaatagcctgagaaaaatactgaaacagaaaaccaatcatcctacactttagcacatgctgttgggaatgaatgtcacaacattcagttcgacagccagaacatatgctgattctgttatgttcctggaaacggactgtgctaagtttgcagtactgtaaaagaccaactagtctctacttcagtatcagccttcagtatcaactgtcaaaacatccagtttgacagtttcacaatgatccttcgACCAGGTCTGTgatccttgaaaagaacagacttaaataaatactgaactaaaactaacctgcttattattcagtatacgctgtcactgatgaatgttacaacattctgattgacattcaaacagaaggctatataccaggtctgttatcatcttgataagctgactggaataccaactgagttatgacagtaataaaaacacatgcagaaggaaaacaaacacaggaaattgttaacccagttcaatccaacatgacctacatctgggggctaccaagccaggaagaagatccactatcagcagtattaattcagagttaaactcccccgtttacaactcttcacttaatccctacccaatgcaatctatacataggaactcctagatagaaacctccagtttccattcctatcactacaaatacaatgtaatgttaacacaccttgaacttgcttcacaacttcattcaagaacaaaatcactcttgcctacaggctttgagttacaaatactctcagcttttaccactgagaaacacatggtaaccttcccacagattgggaggtttacctcacacacacccctaaaaattcattctaagaggcttacaaaaactaggttacaatgtgctatttataacctaatcacccaactggatttgggccttcagaaaatcgcagcaaacttgttctttgctgttacaaatacagcagaaaatttctgctacaaacaaggtcttcaatcctaaaatctctccatatatatctccttattttgagcctatatatcttctaattgagtctttaagacctccacatgggagttaggatattcaccaaatatccttactaatcccagaatatatactgaattaattaattcagttttctacacatgtgcgatgtcacaaacatgatgttgtgacatcgtacatgacatgttggtccagatgttgaacttcttcaacccaacatattaaaacaatagagatgattacattatttgttttacaaaattaatgccaatcctaaggtattaacaaagtagtatcagtataatgcagacatggctccggacagaactcaacttcagaacttgtctcttaaaagcaatgagtgcttcagggaatacgctcaacgctggagggagagagcttcccgtgttcaacctcctatgttggagaaggaaatggctaacatgttcatgaacactctgcccggaccttacttggagcgcctggtgggttgcaatgcctccaactttgctgatgtagtctctaccggcgagagggtggagaactatttgaagacatgcaagatccagagtgaaggtggatcttcatcaggggtgaagaagtcgttcattcagggatagaagaggagagaaggggatgcaaatgccatatcttcttatcagaacaggagtaaccggaggaataactttcaaaactatcatcaacaaccgtatgttgcggctgtgaccattccagctgcagcaccactacaacaacaacaacaaccacaacgtcagcaaactcagtaccaacaacaacaaccgggtaacagacccgcctatcaacagaggcaaaggatgatggaccgacGTTTCGatactcttccaatgtcgtacgctcagttgctttctagtcttcaataactacaacttgtgcagttacacactctggctcctcctgttggtaggcttccggtgggttacgacgccaacgctaggtgtagcttccactctggggcacctggccacaatattgagaactgcaaagcttttaagcatgtagttcaggacctcatagattcaaagaccatcgaccttgcaccggctcctaatgtcgtcaacaatcccatgccacaacatggtagtgcgaatgttaatatgatggaagcagaagccagatccgtcaaagatgtgttgaagctgaagactccgttgttggatatcaagggctacttgttgaaggccgatgttctccctggttgtgggaagggttgtgtggattgtgctactcagagtggaggttgtttgaagctgcaacagggtatccaggccttgctcgacgaaggtaccttccaggttgaagatttgtctgtccaagagtctttggaaggggttgaggaagaggtgtttgaagatgctactgatgaattcgcagatgttgttcctacttattctgtaatccatgatgatgtatttaatttttccaatgttgttgttgatatcccaaacaatgtggttgattctgatgtaattgaacttgattccgatgtttcagatgtttatgtttcaatgaatgagatttcagagtatgactatgatgttgctactatcaccattttctacccaactaatcaaATCAATGTGCCAAAAGCGCAACCAGTGCCACCAGCACGACCGTCCACTATGACTATCACAACCCCgggtcctttacctttcaccagcgaaagggccattccttggcattacggggggaatgtgtacacgcatgatcatggagtggagcagccactgaaagtagaagaggtgcaggatcagaagtctgaacctggaattgagataaaagatcccgcagtggacaatgttggtggaatctggtgattcaccagaagtggtagactgttctcaccaccggttagccaacctgatagtgctgacgccacggcgaaggccaaaggcaagcaagtggtgaatgagggtacctctgcaccacatgctggctctgagcctgcttttacgaaggatgtggacgaacttttgagaattataaagaaaagcgattacaaggtagtcgatcagttgattcagacgccatccaagatatctattctctcactcctgctgtgttcggaggcacagagggaggcactcctgaaggtccttaatgctgcatatgtgcctcaggagatctcagtgaaccaactagaagggatcgttgcaaatgttcatacaagcaacgggttgggttttactgattctaacttaacaccagctggacgcaaccataacaaggctttgcacatctcgatggaatgcaaagacaccgtgttatctcatgttctggtggatacatgTTCCTCTCTtaatgtgctacccaagagagccctgtcaaggttagaagtagagggtttggtcctgaagcctttagatcttattgt containing:
- the LOC127085542 gene encoding DNA damage-repair/toleration protein DRT100, with product MASSCIITVTVFIATVIIAVNGCSPSDRTALLSFKAALKEPYHGIFNSWSGENCCVNWYGVSCDSTTGRVTDINLRGESEDPMFVKSGRSGYMTGNISPEICKIDRLTTLVVADWKAITGEIPQCVTSLSNLRILDVIGNKLTGKIPSNIGNLQRLTVLNLADNSFSGEIPSSIVDLASLKHLDLSNNALTGSVPANFGKLQMLSRALMNRNQLTGSIPVSISKIYRLADLDLSMNRLTGSVPSELGKMPVLSTLNLDSNLLSGQIPSSLLSNSGLGIVNLSHNGFSGTIPDVFCPKSYFMVLDMSFNNLNGRVPGSLSSSKYIGHLDLSHNHLCGPIPLGLGSTFDHLEASSFNNNDCLCGNPLKTC